The following proteins are co-located in the Aggregatibacter aphrophilus ATCC 33389 genome:
- the citF gene encoding citrate lyase subunit alpha, which translates to MTTREQRIAKFNANRPVYQAVPKAESLARTAKDRKLCASLEEAIKRSGLKDGMTVSFHHAFRAGDFIVNMVMDKIAEMGFKNLTLASSSLIDSHHPIINHIKNGVVTKIYSSGLRGELAEQISRGLLDEPVNIHSHGGRVHLVKSGELKIDVAFLGVPCCDKFGNANGFSGKSKCGSLGYARVDAEYADKVVLLTEEFADYPHHPISIGQDQVDLIVQVDAVGDPKKIGGGATRMTTNPRELLIARKCAEVIFASGYFKDGFSLQTGTGGASLAVTRFLEEKMVRDGIKADFALGGITASMVDLHEKGLIKKLIDVQSFDAVAAESLARNPNHIEVSANQYANYSSKGASVERLDVVILSALEIDTKFNVNVLTGSDGVIRGASGGHCDTASSAQVAIIVAPLVRGRIPTVVENVITCVTPGENIDILVTDHGVAVNPKRPDLINALSDAGIPLFTIEQLCKRAYSLTGKPKEIEFTDKPVAVVRYRDGTVIDTVYQVKE; encoded by the coding sequence ATGACAACAAGAGAACAACGCATTGCCAAATTCAATGCCAATCGTCCGGTGTATCAAGCAGTTCCAAAAGCCGAATCCCTTGCCCGTACAGCGAAAGACCGCAAACTTTGTGCCTCTTTGGAAGAGGCGATTAAACGCTCCGGCTTAAAAGACGGCATGACCGTATCTTTCCACCACGCCTTCCGCGCCGGTGATTTCATCGTCAATATGGTGATGGATAAAATTGCCGAAATGGGCTTTAAGAATCTGACCCTCGCCTCTTCCTCATTAATCGACAGCCACCACCCGATTATCAATCACATCAAAAACGGTGTCGTAACCAAAATCTATTCTTCCGGTTTACGCGGTGAGCTTGCCGAACAAATTTCCCGCGGTTTATTGGACGAGCCGGTAAACATTCACTCCCACGGTGGCCGCGTGCATTTGGTAAAATCCGGCGAACTGAAAATCGACGTTGCCTTTTTAGGTGTGCCTTGCTGTGACAAATTCGGTAACGCTAACGGCTTTAGCGGCAAAAGCAAGTGCGGCTCTTTAGGTTATGCCCGCGTAGATGCCGAATACGCCGACAAAGTCGTGTTGCTTACCGAGGAATTCGCTGATTATCCGCACCACCCGATCAGTATCGGCCAAGATCAAGTGGATCTCATTGTGCAAGTGGATGCTGTCGGTGATCCGAAAAAAATCGGTGGCGGCGCTACCCGCATGACCACCAACCCGCGCGAATTATTAATTGCCCGCAAATGTGCCGAAGTGATTTTCGCCAGCGGTTATTTTAAAGACGGCTTTTCCTTACAAACCGGTACCGGCGGCGCTTCCTTGGCGGTAACCCGATTCTTGGAAGAAAAAATGGTACGTGACGGCATTAAAGCCGACTTCGCGCTCGGTGGTATCACCGCCAGCATGGTGGATCTGCACGAAAAAGGCTTAATCAAAAAACTGATCGATGTGCAAAGTTTCGACGCCGTTGCCGCCGAATCCCTTGCCCGTAACCCAAATCACATTGAAGTATCTGCCAACCAATATGCCAACTACAGTTCCAAAGGCGCCTCCGTTGAGCGTTTGGACGTAGTGATTCTGTCCGCATTGGAAATCGACACCAAATTTAACGTGAACGTACTCACCGGCTCCGACGGCGTGATTCGCGGCGCGTCAGGCGGTCACTGCGACACCGCCTCTTCCGCGCAGGTGGCGATTATCGTTGCGCCATTAGTACGCGGACGTATCCCGACCGTAGTGGAAAATGTAATTACCTGCGTAACGCCGGGTGAAAACATCGACATCTTAGTGACCGACCACGGTGTTGCCGTCAATCCGAAACGTCCGGATTTAATCAATGCCTTATCTGATGCAGGCATCCCGTTATTTACCATCGAACAACTTTGCAAACGCGCTTACAGTTTAACCGGCAAACCAAAAGAAATTGAGTTTACCGATAAACCGGTCGCCGTTGTTCGTTATCGTGACGGAACGGTGATCGATACGGTGTATCAAGTCAAAGAATAA
- the citG gene encoding triphosphoribosyl-dephospho-CoA synthase CitG, translating to MAISLNHFSTAGTEISLEQLLSAREARALLQQQLLAQYGQTLLCVTLTAVGGVKKNALLDYVFTKTLENLTALFMQLHITPTKEIVRPLVTGHEGFFVLPIDGRALKAATIELEESIPLARLWDLDVFDAKGNLLSRADFALPPRACLVCGNEAKICARTRKHAVDEIVAEMQSRAQRHDVAEYIGEQVYSALVQEARLSPKPGLVDTVNNGSHKDMNLHTFEQSAVSLRPFFTQFVLKGMTTAHLPEKQILAEVRPLGLLAEKAMFKATHGVNTHKGAIFSFGLVCTAIGRLLIRQDLAQSAVDFDIKLICSLVAQFAQGLTDELKHYPDHLPVTAGVRLFRKYGLTGARGEAESGFNLIQTLLPQFDEYHPLEREHRLLILLLHLMAINPDTNVVHRGGLDGLHFIRQTAQDLLADQHTVSDKAILTRALMKFDAACIERNLSSGGSADLLALAIFFLSLRGN from the coding sequence ATGGCAATTTCCCTAAACCATTTTTCCACAGCAGGAACCGAAATCTCCCTTGAGCAGCTTTTATCTGCGCGGGAAGCGCGTGCGTTGCTGCAACAACAGCTGTTAGCGCAATATGGGCAAACCTTGCTTTGCGTCACCTTAACGGCGGTGGGCGGGGTGAAGAAAAATGCCCTGTTGGATTATGTCTTTACAAAAACATTGGAAAATCTGACCGCACTTTTTATGCAGTTGCACATCACGCCCACAAAGGAAATTGTTCGTCCGTTAGTAACGGGACATGAGGGGTTTTTTGTGTTGCCGATAGATGGTCGTGCGCTTAAAGCGGCAACGATCGAATTGGAGGAAAGCATACCTCTTGCCCGTTTATGGGATTTGGATGTGTTCGATGCGAAAGGCAATCTGCTGAGCCGTGCAGATTTTGCTCTTCCGCCAAGAGCCTGCTTAGTGTGTGGCAATGAAGCAAAAATCTGTGCCAGAACCCGTAAACACGCCGTTGATGAAATTGTGGCGGAAATGCAATCCCGCGCCCAACGCCATGATGTGGCGGAATACATCGGTGAGCAGGTTTATTCGGCGTTGGTGCAAGAAGCACGATTGTCGCCGAAACCGGGCTTGGTGGATACCGTCAACAACGGTTCGCACAAGGACATGAACCTGCATACCTTTGAGCAAAGTGCGGTCAGTTTACGCCCTTTTTTTACGCAATTCGTACTCAAAGGCATGACCACCGCCCATTTGCCTGAAAAACAAATCTTAGCGGAGGTTCGTCCTCTTGGTCTGTTGGCAGAAAAGGCGATGTTTAAGGCCACCCATGGCGTTAACACCCATAAGGGGGCCATTTTTTCCTTCGGTTTGGTGTGCACAGCGATTGGACGCTTATTGATACGGCAAGACTTGGCACAAAGTGCGGTCGATTTTGATATTAAATTAATCTGCTCACTTGTCGCCCAATTTGCTCAAGGCCTCACCGACGAACTGAAACATTATCCCGACCATTTGCCGGTCACAGCCGGTGTGCGCTTATTCCGAAAATACGGTTTAACCGGCGCCCGCGGTGAAGCGGAAAGTGGTTTTAACCTAATTCAAACTTTGTTACCGCAATTTGATGAGTATCATCCGTTGGAGCGGGAACATCGTTTACTGATTCTGTTGTTGCATTTAATGGCAATCAATCCTGATACCAATGTGGTTCATCGCGGCGGTTTGGACGGGTTACATTTTATACGGCAAACAGCTCAAGATCTGCTTGCAGATCAACATACCGTATCGGATAAAGCAATACTGACACGGGCATTAATGAAATTTGATGCTGCCTGCATTGAACGTAATTTAAGTTCAGGTGGTAGTGCCGATTTATTGGCACTGGCGATTTTCTTTTTATCATTAAGAGGTAATTAA
- a CDS encoding anion permease, which translates to MALSKNAKLGILVVIPLITFLLPAPEGLSLIAWRLLGVYIATIVGLVLKPYGEPVILLAAVAVSGAIIGNTEGAKEFLKAGDILNGYKSGTTWLIFTAFTLSSAFVITGLGKRIAYHMIGAMGSTTLRLGYVTMFLDLLLSPATPSNTARSGGIVFPIINSVAVALGSDPEKSPKKAGRYLMMNVYMVVKTTSYIFLTAMAPNALALSLMAPILGFNIDWLHWFLAASVPGLLCLFLIPLICYWVSPPEMKEVDNKEIARKGLEELGPMSYREKALIVLFIIALFGWIFSSALNLNATIVALIVMVCCIVLSIVSWDDILKNKGGWNTLIWYGGIIGMSGLLEKAKFFEWLAESLKAILQFEGQGTLALIVILTLSVAVRYLFASGGAYVAAMVPVFATVGHVAGAPAQLLALGLLFANSYGGSVTHYGGGPGPIAFGAGYNDIKSWWTAGAIIAFGSLVVHLTIGMTWWNFLMSAGWLN; encoded by the coding sequence ATGGCACTATCTAAAAATGCAAAACTGGGAATTCTAGTGGTGATTCCACTCATCACATTCCTACTACCGGCACCGGAGGGCCTTTCTCTGATTGCTTGGCGTTTACTCGGGGTTTATATCGCCACCATTGTAGGTTTGGTATTAAAACCTTACGGCGAACCGGTGATTTTGCTGGCGGCAGTTGCAGTTTCCGGTGCGATTATCGGTAACACCGAAGGCGCCAAAGAATTTCTGAAAGCCGGTGACATCCTCAACGGCTACAAATCCGGTACGACTTGGCTGATCTTCACTGCCTTCACACTGAGTTCTGCCTTTGTGATTACTGGGTTAGGTAAACGTATTGCCTATCACATGATTGGCGCTATGGGTAGCACGACCTTGCGACTTGGTTATGTAACCATGTTCTTGGATTTACTGCTCTCTCCTGCAACGCCGTCTAACACAGCGCGTTCAGGCGGGATCGTATTCCCAATCATCAATAGTGTGGCGGTGGCGCTGGGGTCCGATCCTGAAAAAAGTCCGAAAAAAGCCGGCCGTTATTTAATGATGAACGTGTATATGGTGGTTAAAACCACATCCTATATCTTCTTAACCGCCATGGCGCCAAACGCCCTTGCACTTTCTTTAATGGCGCCGATTTTAGGTTTCAATATCGACTGGTTACACTGGTTCTTAGCCGCATCCGTGCCTGGTTTACTCTGTTTATTCTTAATTCCGTTAATCTGCTACTGGGTTTCTCCGCCGGAAATGAAAGAAGTGGATAACAAAGAAATTGCCCGTAAAGGGTTGGAAGAATTAGGCCCGATGTCTTACCGCGAAAAAGCCTTGATTGTGTTATTTATCATTGCCTTATTCGGTTGGATCTTCTCTTCTGCTCTTAACCTGAATGCTACCATCGTTGCGTTAATCGTGATGGTGTGTTGTATTGTGTTAAGCATCGTGTCTTGGGATGACATTTTGAAAAACAAAGGTGGCTGGAACACCTTGATTTGGTACGGTGGTATCATCGGGATGTCCGGTTTGCTTGAAAAAGCCAAATTCTTTGAATGGCTTGCGGAATCCTTAAAAGCGATTCTACAATTTGAAGGCCAGGGCACGCTTGCATTAATTGTGATTCTCACCTTAAGTGTGGCTGTGCGTTACTTGTTCGCTTCAGGCGGTGCCTACGTTGCTGCCATGGTGCCGGTATTCGCCACCGTCGGCCATGTTGCCGGCGCACCGGCCCAACTGCTTGCCCTCGGCTTATTATTCGCCAACTCCTACGGCGGATCTGTCACTCACTACGGTGGCGGCCCGGGCCCAATTGCCTTCGGTGCGGGTTATAACGACATCAAATCTTGGTGGACAGCCGGTGCCATCATTGCCTTCGGCAGTCTCGTCGTCCACCTCACCATCGGTATGACATGGTGGAACTTCTTAATGAGTGCAGGTTGGTTAAATTAA
- the rnhA gene encoding ribonuclease HI: MRKQIEIFTDGSCLGNPGAGGIGVLLRYKQHEKSLSKGYFLTTNNRMELLAVIEALNSLKEPCDIHLYSDSQYMKNGITQWIFNWKKNNWKASSGKPVKNQDLWIALDQAIARHKVDWRWVKGHTGHRENEICDQLAKQGAENPTLHDEGYQGE, translated from the coding sequence ATGCGTAAACAAATCGAAATTTTTACCGACGGATCCTGCCTTGGAAACCCGGGCGCCGGAGGTATTGGCGTTCTGCTTCGTTACAAACAACATGAAAAAAGCCTCTCAAAAGGTTATTTCCTCACCACTAATAATCGCATGGAATTATTGGCCGTCATCGAAGCGTTAAATAGCCTCAAAGAGCCTTGCGACATCCATTTATACAGCGATAGCCAATACATGAAAAACGGCATTACGCAATGGATTTTCAATTGGAAAAAAAACAATTGGAAAGCCAGTAGTGGCAAACCGGTAAAAAACCAAGATTTATGGATAGCATTAGATCAAGCTATCGCTCGTCATAAGGTTGATTGGCGCTGGGTTAAAGGACACACCGGGCACCGTGAAAATGAAATCTGCGACCAGCTGGCAAAACAAGGTGCGGAGAACCCGACATTGCATGATGAAGGGTATCAAGGGGAGTAA
- the dnaQ gene encoding DNA polymerase III subunit epsilon produces MSIQTHQNRQIVLDTETTGMNQLGAHYEGHCIIEIGAVELINRRYTGNNFHIYIKPDRPIDPEAIKVHGITDEMLADKPDFSQIANEFIEYIKGAELLIHNAPFDVGFMDYEFRKLNLPIKTNDICTVTDTLVMARQMYPGKKNNLDALCSRLDIDNSKRTLHGALLDSEILADVYLAMTGGQTSLFDESEQDVIQQAVTHHQLKSAVTFSRNLRLLKPTEEELEAHLEYLKLINKKSKENCLWDRRTKEETLQ; encoded by the coding sequence ATGAGTATTCAAACCCATCAGAATCGTCAGATCGTACTGGATACGGAAACCACCGGTATGAATCAATTAGGCGCCCACTATGAAGGCCACTGCATTATTGAAATCGGCGCGGTAGAACTAATTAACCGTCGTTATACCGGCAATAATTTTCACATTTATATTAAACCTGATCGGCCTATCGATCCCGAGGCCATTAAAGTTCACGGCATTACTGATGAAATGTTGGCGGACAAACCAGATTTTAGCCAGATAGCGAATGAATTTATTGAATACATCAAAGGTGCCGAGTTATTGATCCATAATGCGCCCTTCGACGTGGGCTTTATGGATTATGAATTTCGTAAGCTGAATTTGCCGATAAAAACCAATGATATTTGCACGGTTACCGACACCTTGGTGATGGCGCGCCAAATGTATCCCGGCAAGAAGAATAATTTGGATGCTTTATGTTCCCGCTTAGATATTGATAACAGTAAACGTACCCTGCACGGCGCGTTGTTGGATTCGGAAATTTTAGCAGACGTTTACCTTGCCATGACCGGCGGGCAAACCAGTTTATTTGATGAAAGCGAACAGGACGTGATTCAACAAGCGGTAACGCATCATCAGCTGAAAAGTGCGGTGACTTTTTCGCGTAATTTACGCTTGCTAAAACCGACAGAAGAAGAACTGGAAGCCCATTTGGAATATCTCAAATTGATTAACAAAAAAAGCAAAGAAAATTGTCTGTGGGATCGCCGTACAAAAGAGGAAACCTTGCAGTAA
- a CDS encoding cupin domain-containing protein → MLKNIEKATVLKLNDLLTYQDGQVISKTFSQNPAVGLTMFCLPKGEEISAHKSRGDALVTMLEGKARITIDKTDYEVNGGESIVLPADVPHALYALENFKMFLTVVFPKEGR, encoded by the coding sequence ATGTTAAAAAATATTGAAAAGGCGACCGTTCTTAAACTTAATGATCTTTTGACATATCAGGATGGGCAGGTAATCAGTAAAACATTCTCACAAAATCCGGCCGTAGGATTAACCATGTTTTGTTTACCGAAAGGAGAAGAAATTAGCGCGCATAAATCTCGTGGTGACGCCCTTGTTACGATGTTGGAAGGTAAAGCCCGCATTACCATCGATAAAACCGATTATGAAGTAAATGGCGGCGAGAGTATTGTGCTTCCGGCAGATGTTCCTCATGCATTATATGCTTTGGAAAATTTTAAAATGTTTTTAACAGTAGTTTTCCCAAAAGAGGGAAGATAG
- the trhP gene encoding prephenate-dependent tRNA uridine(34) hydroxylase TrhP: protein MTTLFKPELLSPAGSLKNMRYAFAYGADAVYAGQPRYSLRVRNNEFNHANLKIGIDEAHALGKKFYVVVNIAPHNSKLKTFIKDLQPVIDMGPDALIMSDPGLIMLVREHFPDIDIHLSVQANAVNWATVKFWKQMGLTRVILSRELSLDEIAEIRQQVPDIELEIFVHGALCMAYSGRCLLSGYINKRDPNQGTCTNACRWEYKMEEGKVDDVGNIVPKFDPSQQIEVKNVAPTLGEGTVTDKVFLYTEAQNPDEQMTAFEDEHGTYFMNSKDLCAVQHVEKLTALGVHSLKIEGRTKSFYYCARTAQVYRKAIDDAAAGKPFDENLMDTLESLAHRGYTEGFLRRHTHDEYQNYDYGYSISDRQQFVGEFTGKRNELGMAEVAVKNKFLLGDEVEMMTPQGNIVFKINKMLNRKNAEVDAALGDGHFVFLDMPQDIHLDYALLMRNLVNANTRNPHEKKG, encoded by the coding sequence ATGACAACCCTATTTAAACCTGAATTACTTTCCCCTGCCGGCTCCTTAAAAAATATGCGTTATGCCTTTGCTTATGGCGCAGACGCCGTGTATGCCGGTCAACCGCGTTACAGCTTGCGCGTACGCAATAATGAATTTAATCACGCCAATTTAAAAATCGGCATTGATGAAGCCCATGCGCTAGGCAAAAAGTTCTATGTCGTCGTGAACATTGCGCCGCACAATTCCAAGCTCAAAACTTTTATTAAAGATTTACAACCGGTTATCGACATGGGCCCGGATGCACTGATCATGTCCGATCCCGGTTTGATTATGCTGGTACGTGAACACTTCCCTGACATTGATATTCACCTTTCCGTGCAAGCCAATGCGGTGAACTGGGCAACTGTGAAATTCTGGAAGCAAATGGGGTTAACCCGCGTGATTTTATCGCGTGAGCTTTCCCTTGATGAAATCGCCGAAATCCGCCAACAAGTGCCGGATATTGAACTGGAAATTTTCGTGCATGGCGCACTTTGCATGGCCTATTCCGGCCGTTGCCTGCTTTCCGGCTATATCAACAAACGCGACCCAAACCAAGGCACCTGCACTAACGCCTGCCGTTGGGAATACAAAATGGAAGAAGGCAAAGTGGATGACGTGGGCAATATCGTGCCGAAATTCGACCCAAGCCAACAGATTGAGGTGAAAAATGTCGCCCCAACGTTGGGCGAAGGCACAGTAACCGATAAAGTGTTCCTTTATACCGAAGCGCAAAATCCTGACGAGCAAATGACCGCCTTTGAAGACGAACACGGCACTTACTTCATGAACTCGAAAGATTTATGCGCAGTGCAACATGTGGAAAAACTCACTGCACTTGGTGTGCATTCCTTAAAAATCGAAGGTCGCACCAAATCCTTCTACTATTGTGCTCGTACCGCTCAAGTGTATCGCAAAGCCATTGACGATGCGGCCGCCGGTAAACCGTTTGATGAAAATCTGATGGACACCTTAGAGTCCCTTGCCCACCGTGGTTATACTGAAGGTTTCCTACGTCGCCACACCCACGATGAATACCAAAATTATGACTACGGCTACTCCATTTCTGACCGTCAACAATTTGTCGGCGAATTCACCGGCAAACGCAATGAACTCGGCATGGCAGAAGTAGCGGTGAAGAATAAATTCTTGCTTGGTGATGAAGTGGAAATGATGACACCGCAAGGCAACATCGTGTTTAAAATCAACAAAATGCTCAACCGAAAAAATGCTGAAGTCGATGCGGCCTTGGGCGACGGACACTTTGTCTTTTTAGATATGCCACAGGATATTCATTTGGATTATGCGTTGCTCATGCGTAATTTGGTTAACGCCAACACCCGCAATCCACATGAAAAGAAAGGTTAA
- the rlmKL gene encoding bifunctional 23S rRNA (guanine(2069)-N(7))-methyltransferase RlmK/23S rRNA (guanine(2445)-N(2))-methyltransferase RlmL: MKQLFATTARGFEELLKSELTELGAQDAKVAQGGVHYWADDETLYRTLLWSRLSSRILLPIVQAKVFSDLDLYSAVVGVNWLDYFDEKVHFFVDFNGTNQEIRHTQFGAMRVKDGIVDYFERHGRARPNVDKEQPDIRIHAYLNRDEVVLSLDLSGDALHMRGYREDTGKAPLRETLAAAIVLRSGWQKGTPLVDPMCGSGTLLIEAAQMEAQIAPQLYRLHWGFDFWQAHNQAAWEKLKEEALALAEAEKQRENPPHFYGFDLDHRVLQKAKQNAKNAGVAHLMQWQQGDVVAIKNPSPNVAGTVICNPPYGERLGTTPALIALYSVFGQRLKQQFAGWNASIFSGEPSLLDCLRLRSHRQFKAKNGPLDCVQKNYQIAERAEQSAVENAVEFDRTSSVSSEVAVDFANRLQKNIKKIEKWAKQQGLDAYRLYDADLPEYNLAVDRYADHIVVQEYAAPKNIDENKARQRLLDAVNATLIVTGIETNKLILKVRQKQKGTNQYEKLANKGEYFYVNEYGAKLWVNLTDYLDTGLFLDHRLTRKMLGEMAQGKDFLNLFAYTGSATVHAALGKAKSTTTVDMSNTYLNWAEQNLLLNDIEGKQHKLIQADCLQWLEKCDRQFDLIFVDPPTFSNSKRMEDSWDVQRDHIKLMTNLKRILRPSGTIVFSNNKRGFKMDFAKLEELGLSAVEISHKTLPLDFERNKQIHNCWLVQAEAHR, encoded by the coding sequence ATGAAACAACTTTTTGCCACCACTGCCCGAGGGTTTGAAGAGCTTTTGAAATCCGAATTGACCGAATTAGGCGCACAGGATGCTAAAGTCGCGCAAGGCGGCGTGCATTACTGGGCGGATGATGAAACCCTGTATCGCACTTTGCTTTGGAGCCGTTTGAGTTCACGCATTTTATTGCCTATCGTGCAAGCCAAAGTCTTTAGCGATTTGGATTTATATTCTGCGGTGGTGGGCGTAAATTGGTTGGATTATTTTGATGAAAAAGTCCATTTTTTCGTGGATTTTAACGGTACAAACCAGGAAATTCGTCATACCCAATTCGGCGCAATGCGTGTGAAAGATGGGATTGTGGATTATTTTGAACGCCATGGTCGGGCTCGTCCAAACGTGGATAAAGAACAACCGGATATTCGTATTCATGCGTATTTGAATCGTGATGAGGTGGTGCTGTCGCTTGATTTGAGTGGTGATGCGCTGCATATGCGGGGTTATCGTGAAGACACCGGCAAAGCGCCGTTGCGTGAAACTTTGGCTGCTGCGATTGTACTGCGTTCCGGTTGGCAAAAAGGCACGCCGTTAGTGGATCCGATGTGCGGTTCGGGTACGCTATTGATTGAAGCGGCACAAATGGAAGCGCAAATCGCACCGCAATTATATCGTCTGCATTGGGGCTTTGATTTTTGGCAGGCGCATAATCAGGCAGCGTGGGAAAAGCTGAAAGAAGAGGCTTTAGCCTTGGCGGAAGCCGAAAAACAACGTGAAAATCCACCGCACTTTTATGGCTTTGATTTGGATCATCGCGTGTTGCAAAAAGCCAAACAAAACGCCAAAAATGCGGGCGTGGCGCATCTGATGCAATGGCAACAGGGCGATGTGGTGGCGATAAAAAATCCAAGTCCGAACGTAGCAGGCACGGTGATTTGTAACCCGCCGTACGGCGAACGTTTAGGCACTACGCCGGCGCTTATTGCCTTGTATTCTGTGTTTGGCCAACGCTTGAAACAACAATTTGCCGGCTGGAACGCATCTATTTTCAGTGGTGAGCCAAGTCTATTGGATTGCTTGCGCTTACGTTCTCATCGTCAGTTTAAAGCAAAAAACGGCCCGTTAGATTGCGTACAGAAAAATTATCAAATTGCCGAGCGCGCAGAGCAAAGTGCGGTAGAAAACGCCGTAGAATTTGACCGCACTTCTTCAGTTTCTTCTGAAGTAGCAGTGGATTTCGCTAATCGCCTGCAAAAAAATATCAAGAAAATTGAGAAATGGGCTAAGCAGCAAGGGCTAGACGCTTATCGCTTATATGATGCGGATTTGCCGGAATACAATTTGGCGGTGGATCGTTATGCCGATCACATTGTGGTGCAGGAATATGCCGCGCCAAAAAATATTGATGAAAATAAAGCGCGCCAACGGTTGTTGGATGCGGTGAATGCTACGTTGATCGTTACCGGTATTGAAACCAATAAGTTGATTTTAAAAGTGCGCCAAAAACAAAAAGGCACTAATCAATATGAAAAATTGGCGAACAAAGGCGAGTATTTTTATGTGAACGAATACGGCGCGAAGTTGTGGGTGAACTTAACAGATTATTTGGATACCGGCTTATTTTTGGATCATCGCCTGACCCGTAAAATGTTAGGTGAAATGGCGCAAGGCAAAGATTTCCTCAATTTATTTGCTTACACCGGTTCGGCAACGGTACATGCAGCGTTGGGTAAGGCAAAATCAACCACTACCGTGGATATGTCAAATACCTATCTCAACTGGGCGGAACAGAATTTGTTGTTGAACGACATTGAAGGTAAACAGCACAAACTGATTCAAGCGGATTGCCTGCAATGGCTAGAGAAATGCGACCGTCAGTTTGATTTGATTTTTGTTGACCCGCCGACATTCTCCAATTCAAAACGCATGGAAGACAGTTGGGACGTGCAACGGGATCACATTAAGTTAATGACGAATTTAAAACGTATTCTGCGTCCGAGCGGCACCATTGTGTTCTCTAACAACAAACGCGGTTTCAAAATGGATTTTGCTAAGTTGGAAGAGTTAGGCTTAAGTGCGGTAGAAATTTCTCACAAAACCTTACCGTTGGATTTTGAACGCAATAAGCAAATTCATAATTGTTGGCTGGTGCAAGCAGAGGCACACCGTTAA
- the queC gene encoding 7-cyano-7-deazaguanine synthase QueC: MSNQPNKALVIFSGGQDSTTCLFLAIKEFGAENVEVITFQYGQRHAIELEKARWIAQDLKVKQTLLDTSVIKAITHNALMDPNAQISQKDDELPNTFVDGRNALFLLYAAIYAKSQGIRVIYTGVCETDFSGYPDCRDVFVKSMNVTLNLAMDYPFDIRTPLMWLDKKDTWALADQLGAFDYIRQHTHTCYNGVEGGCGECPSCILRERGLNAYLQARDTKNV, translated from the coding sequence ATGTCAAATCAACCGAACAAAGCCCTTGTGATTTTCTCCGGCGGGCAAGATTCCACCACCTGTTTATTTCTCGCGATCAAAGAATTTGGTGCGGAAAATGTTGAAGTCATCACCTTTCAGTATGGCCAACGCCATGCCATCGAACTGGAAAAAGCCCGTTGGATTGCGCAGGATTTGAAGGTCAAACAAACGCTACTCGATACCAGTGTAATCAAAGCTATTACGCACAATGCCCTGATGGATCCAAACGCACAAATTAGTCAAAAAGACGATGAATTACCAAATACTTTTGTGGACGGGCGCAACGCCTTATTTTTGCTTTACGCCGCCATTTACGCCAAAAGCCAAGGCATTCGTGTCATTTACACCGGCGTGTGCGAAACGGATTTCAGCGGTTATCCCGATTGTCGCGACGTGTTTGTCAAATCCATGAACGTGACTTTAAACCTGGCCATGGATTACCCTTTTGACATTCGCACGCCACTCATGTGGTTAGATAAAAAAGACACTTGGGCACTGGCAGATCAACTCGGCGCATTCGATTACATCCGCCAACACACGCACACTTGCTACAACGGGGTAGAAGGTGGCTGCGGTGAATGCCCGAGTTGTATTTTACGAGAGCGTGGGTTGAACGCGTATTTGCAGGCACGTGACACTAAAAACGTTTAG